TCAACATCCTCCACCGCCACGGCGTCAGTCTTGAAATCCAACAGCCAGATTTCTTCACGGAGCACAACGGCAAGATCTACCTGACCCTGAACCACGACATACTCGTCATCTGCCAGGTCCAGATCCGGCTGGATCACCCCGAGACGGCGAAGGTCCACGGTCGAGAGTCGAGCCGTGAACGGAAGCTCACGCTGCACACGATCCCTTTCCTTGCGAATCCGCATCCCCAGTTCCGACTGCCAAAACGCCGCCAAGGTTTTGAACCGAATCGAACGCAGTTCGTCCTGGGTAAAAACTCCCGAACGGCACAAGCGTTCGCCTTCATTCTGCAGATCCAGAAGGCTATCCGCATGATCGAGATCCATCCATTGGAGGAACAAGTGATGCAACGTCCCTCGCTCCGTGGCCGAAAGCGATTTCCCTTCCTCAGGCGATGAGGACGGCGCTGCTGAACCCCTTGACGGACGATGCTTCCCGCGAAACAGGGGAACGCCCTCGGAATCCAGCTCGCGTTGTCGATGACGCAGGGTTGAGACCGTGGTCTTCGCCGGCTCTACCGAAGCCGCTTGGTGCGGATAACTCCAAGTCACCCGCCGCTCGATCTCCGCAATCACGACCCCGTCTTCAACCGCCACGCTCTGAGCAGGCAACTCTCTCTCTGGTTTCCGATCCTCTAGCCTCAGATCGGCCGCTGGACCAATCACCCAGCTCAACAACGGCGATTTGCCGCCATATTGATGTTCCCACCAGTCAGGGCGCGCGTGCCGCTGAAACCAAAGCCGTATCCAATGCAGTGAGCTGCGCGCTTGGGAAATCTCCCAAGCCAACGGACGCGCCGAAACCGGAAACTCACCTTCCACCGGCATCTCCCAATCCTTCAGCTTCCCATGTCCCACCAGGATCAACAGATCCCGCGCCCGAGTGAGGGCTACATACAGCAACCGCAGTTCCTCGCCGAGCAACTCGCGACGGCCCCGCCGCCGTGCCAACCAATGCGCCAAGCTCGAGTAACGCACGCCGGTTTCGGGAAGAACCACCCGTGGACAAAGCCCATAAACCTCATCCAGCAGCACATCCTGCTGCAAATCCCCCGCGTTAAACGGCTTGTTTAGGTCGGCCACCGCCACCACGGGAAACTCGAGTCCCTTGCTTTTGTGAATACTCATCAGGCGCACCGCATTGGGTGCGACCGCCGCAGCCGAATCCAGATCCTGATCTGATTCCTGCTGAGCATCGACGAAACGCAAAAACCGGAACAGCCCCTGTCGCTGGTAGGGATCATACTGGCGCGTCAGATCCAACAGCCGCCGGACGTTCGCGAGCCGCGATTCACCTCGCTCCTCCGCCTCGAGCAGCGCCTCGTAATGGGTATCCGACAGAATCGTCTCGAGACAGTTGGAGAGCACCCCGAGCCGAATGGCCTGGCGCCAGCGAGTGTATTGGGCGACGAATTGGACAGCTTTGTTCCGACATGCAACCGGCAGGACTTCCAAGCCTGCACTCAAACTCGGATTTGAGGCGCGCACGAGAGCTGTCCACAAGGGCACTCGTTTATCGATCAGCCGGATGGAAACCAGGTCCTCCGCTGAAAAACCGCCCAGCGGCGACCGAAGCACCGCCAGCAGGGGAATATCTTGAATGGGATTGTCGAGGAGCCGCAACAGGCTCAACAGATCCAAAATCTCCTGACTGTCAAAAAACCCGCCGCGCGGCGCACTGATGGGCACTCCCGCGCGATGGAACTCCTTGGCATAGCTCTCTACCTTCGCCCCCGGAGACCGCAGGAGCACCACCATGTCGTCCCAACGAACCCCGCGAAATTCCTTCAAGGAATCATCCCAGACCAGATGCCCCGTCGCGTGCAGCTGTTTAAAATGGTCCGCCAACCAACGCGCCTCGCGCTCGCTGGACAATAACTCTTCCGCATCGTTGGACATCTCGTCCGACGACCCCGCCTCCACTTCCTCTGCGGATTCCGCGCTCAGCACACAGAGCTGTACCCGGCACTCAGTATCGGAATGCTTCAGCCGGAACCGAGTCTCCGGATTTCCGAAACGAAGATGGCTCTCTTCATCGTAAACCACCCCTCCGACCCCCGATTGCATCATCTGGTCGAACAACGCGTTGACGTAGCGAAGAATTCCTTCCCGACTGCGGAAGTTGTCCGACAGCGAGATGACTTGCTGCCCGCCGCCAGGATGTCTCCACGCATCCAAGTAGCCGCGGAAGATCGCCGGATTCGCGAGTCGGAATCGATAAATGCTTTGCTTGATGTCCCCCACCAAGAAGCGATTCCCCTCCGCCCCCCCGCGGCTCACCCCTCGCAAAATTGCATCCTGGGCCGCGTTGATATCCTGAACCTCATCCACGAACACATGCGTGAACTGCTCGCGACAGCGCAGTGCCGTCGGGCGCGGCGCGCCGGTATCATCCCACAGCAAACGAAGGGACAACTGCTCGATGTCAGCGAAATCCACCCCCCCCAGTTCTCGTTTCGATCGTTCGAAACGTTTCTGGAACTCCTTCACCATTCGAAGGACCACCAGCATCTCCTGACGAACCGCATTCCAATCCGCTTGCAACGGATCCTCCGCCCCACGCCCCACAGAAACCAAGCTCCGAAAGAAGGCCGCCTCGTCAAAAAAGCGCTCCAAAGATTTCCGAACCTTCGTCTTCGTTCCTCGCTCCCAGGGCGTCTCCTCGTCGGCGATCCGGATCGCCTCCACGGCCCGCTCGAAGCCCGCCAAATCGAGCGGCGACGCCAGGTCGGCTAACGTCTCAAAGCAGAGCCGAATGTTTGAACAATCCAAGGACGGCTCCAGCCTGCGTAACCAATCAGGCACCCAGCGAACAAACTCCTGAACGAGCCACTCGCGCCACCGCACGGGCTGCTCCATCTGGAAGAGAGACTCCTGCTCGTCCAGCCAACGGGCGGGTTCGGGAAGGGTCTGAGCGTAGCGGTGAAGTCGCCAGATCAGATGGCGCAACCCCGCTCCGCCCTCTCCGGCGAATTGAGCCAGCAAGCTATTGGACGCGTGCGCCACTCGCGCGCCTTCCAACAAGAACAGCTCCAGAGCCGCGTCCATTGCCTCATCGACCAGGGGCTGCAGCTGAGCCTCATCCAGCACCACGATCTGCGGGTCCAAGGCCAGCTCATGAAAATGGTCGCGGATCAGCTTGAGGCAAAAACTGTGCAGTGTGGAGATCTGGGCGTTGTCAAGCAGTGCCACCTGCTCCTGCAGGTGCAGCTGAGTCGGATGGGCGGCGATTAATGCGTCCAATCCCAGACGCAACCGCGCCTTCATCTCGGCGGCCGCCGCCTCGGTGAAGGTGACCAAAAGCAAATGCTCCAGGGAGGCCCCATCCTGCAACAGTCTGAGACAGCGCTGAATGAGGGTTCGCGTCTTGCCCGTTCCGGCTCCCGCCACCACCAGAACATTACCTTCTGCGGCAATGGCAGCGCTTTGAGCCGGGGTGAACTGCATCGTGGATCCCGAGCTCATGCTTCACCCGCCTCTCGCAGAATGCGGAAGCTATCGGTCCACGGATCGAACCGGCACACCGATCGAAATTCGCAGAAGTCGCAGGCTCGCTCCTTCTTGATCTGGTAGGGCGAGGGCTCCAGGCGTCCCGCGTAGATCTGCTGGCCGAATTGGGTCAGATGCCGCGCCACCTGCGCCTGCAGATCGGCGAAAGCCATCGGCGTGAGCCCCTGGTTGCCTCGAGCGGAAAACTCTCCGCTCTTGTTCTTGCTGTAAACGAACTGATCTCCCTTGGTCGCCCCGCGGCTGTCCAGCAGGGCGAGATGGGAACGATCGAAGCGACCCTGATGCCGGTAGGCCTCCTGAGTCTGCGCCTCGGCAACCTCCAAGCCCTCCGCCCGCGTGTCCGACAGCAGACGCTGAGGCTTCAGACTGATGTAAAACACCCCGATCGGATCGACCTTCGCTGTCCCCAGGAACGAAGTGAGGTCCGGCGCATTCTTCAGGACTCCCAAATAGGAGAGCAGCTGGAGCTGCAACCCATGCTCGAGGCGCACCGGCGACAACGTTTTGTTCGATGACTTGTAGTCCACCACCACCGCCAGAGTCCCAGGTTCTCCCGATAGCTCGCACACATCAATGCGATCGATTCGTCCGCGCAGCAGAAGTTCATGGTGTTCGTCAACGGGAACCTTCCACCCGGGCAGCCCCGGATCACCCAGGCCAAAACTGAGCTCGACCGCCACTGGGTCGAATCGATACTGCGCCATCCAACCCACCAGCACACCCATCATCCGCGCTACCCGCACCACGAGCTGACGCCCCATGTATCGAGCCTCCGGGCTCGACTCGAACAGCCCACCACGATAGCTCCGCAGCAGAAGATTGCCTAAGTCCTGCACCAAGGAAACGGCTGCCTGCGGCGTCAAGTCGCGCCACTTCCGTCCGGATTCCCTCAAGCTGACGTGAAAACGCTCGAGTAACTCGTGTTGAAAACTTCCCCGCTCGCGAACATCCGCTTCAAAGAACTCCCGCTCCTTCGCCCCCAATCCGCGAGCAACGAAGAACTTAAAAGGACAGGCCGCATAATCCTCCAAAGCGCTTACCGAGGTCATCAGGCTCTTACCGTACAGCTGCTCGGCTACCACCGGCTTAAGCGAGGTGGCCGCCAGGCCTTCCAACATGAGGTGGCAGCGTTCATCCAGAGAGCGCAGCGAGGGGATCTGCGCAAACCTCTCCACCAACTCGGTCGACATGCCCAGGTCCTCCGAGGACTGCGGTTCCGATTCAAGGTCATCCGCCCCGCCAAACTCTCGTCGACGCGACCGAACCAAGTCCGCCGCCAGATCACTCACATGCTCCGCTGCCTGCCAGGGTGGAACCCGCGAAAACTCCTCGGTGCGCAACTCAGGAAACATGCGCAGCAAATGGCCGATGAATGGAGAGGCGTTCAGGGTCTTGCCATCGCGATCCGCAGTGGACCAAGCGACGACCAAGCGTTCAGTCGAACGCGAGAAAGCGATGTATCCAAAATAGCGCTCATGTCCCAAGTGCCGACGGGAGTTCATGCCCAAGGGCACCTCCTCCAATGTCAACCGAGCACGCTCGGCCTCCGTGAGAATCGCCGGAGGCATCGGCGGTGCGGGAAACACTCCTTCATTGACCCCCAGAACAATGGCGAGTCGCAGCTCAGGATTTCGAGAGCGATCGATTGCTCCAATCATGACCTGGTCGAGCGCCGGCGGGATCACGCCCACAGTCAGGCTCGCCATCCCGGACTCCAGAATGGGCAACCACTCGCGCAAGGGCATCTGTCGATCCGGGAAGGCCAGCTCCAGGTTCCTCAGCCAGCCTTGCATCTCCTCCCAAACCGTCAGGTGAATCGAGCGCGGTTGGAGCCATTGTGCGTCCACCGCTTCCGACCATTGCTCCAGTTGCTCCCGCACCTTCAATCGATCCCAGAACTCCCGAACCGCCACGGCGATCTCGGATCCGGAAGGCCCGGGCGAGGCACCCGCCGAAAGACCCTCCGCCAACCCCTCAAAGACGGGCGCCAGGGTTAGCCGAGTGGCTTCGGCACGCTCCATATCCTGGGAGTCACCACGGTCCTTCAATGGCTGCAACCAGTCGTTGCCGGTCCACCCATGTGCCAGCGCGGCATTCTCCAACCAATCAGTGCCGGCATCATCCAACCCAGCCAAGCCGGTTTTGAGCGCGCTGAAAAGATCGTCGTGACGCCACTGTAGCGCGGCGACGCGCAAAGCGCTGCGGGTCAGTTCAGCCATCGGGTGATGTCCCATCGGCTCGCGGCGGTCCATGAAGAATGGAATGCCATAACGCGAGAACACGCGACGCAGCACCGCGTGGTAGGCCTCTTGCGATCGAACGAGCACCGCACAATCACGAAACCGAGCGCCGCTCTCGCGAACGAAGCGCAGCACCTCCCGAGCGGCCATCAAGGCTTCCCCCTCCGGATGCCCACAATGCACCAAGCGCAGTGAGCGATGAAGATCATCCCTCACTTCAGGAACCGATGAAACCCCCTCGGACGCCTCAACCGCTGGAACGCCTCCGGAAGCCACAAAACAGCGCGGCGAGGTCACCGGCCAATTCTCTTCCAGGTGCCGGAGCACGGTGCACTGCCGAAACCTGCCAACCGTGGGACGTCGTTCGAGCAGCTCGGTCATCAACTCGATGCCCGGGATTCCACTGAGCCGCTGCCAGCAGCGGCGATAGGTTTGCCCCACCACCGACCACGTCGAAAGCCAGGAAGGATCCTCCTGAGGCTGGTGGTCGAGACAGAAGGCCAGAGTGGTTTGTTGTGACAACGGCACGATCGACGCCAACAGCTCCAGCTCTTGACCGGTCATTTCGGCAAATCCATCCAACCAGATTCCGCCTAACTGAAGCGTGTCGCCCACGGGCAGACCGGAGTGGGAACTCTGAGCCGCGTCTTCCGCGCTCAAACCCGGACGACTCAGAGCGCCCAACTCCTCTGCCGCCAAATCCAGCAAGGAGGTCGCATCCTGAAGCCCCTGTCCGTCGAGCCACTCCCGATAGGCTGCCAGTAGCAAAGCCAAGTCCGACAGCTTGAGAGCCAGCGCTCCCGTGCCTTGAACCTTCGCTGCCAGGTCCTGGAGCCGCTTCGACGTGACCTGACTGCGCTGGCATTCACGCAGGAGAACGCTCAGTTGGCGGGCGAATCCGGGAAGGCGCGCCGTGGCATGGAAAATTTTGAGTTCAGACTGCTTTTCCATCAGCAGCGCCCGCAGGACCATGAGCCGTCCCTCCTCCTCGAGCAACCGGGGTGGGGCTCCTTGTAGATTCTCGAGCATCAGCTCCGCCAACCGTTCAAAGGAGAGAATTTGAAGCCGGGTATAGCCCCCGATCCCGGGCAGCGCGAGAATCTGACGCTCCAGCTGAAAGGTGGCCTGCTTGGGGGCCAGCATGAGCAAAGGCGGCCCCTCAGGCTCGGCAAGAGCCTGACCCATTTCCTG
This genomic stretch from Verrucomicrobiales bacterium harbors:
- a CDS encoding PD-(D/E)XK nuclease family protein; translated protein: MRVRFLLGPAGSGKTFRCLQEMGQALAEPEGPPLLMLAPKQATFQLERQILALPGIGGYTRLQILSFERLAELMLENLQGAPPRLLEEEGRLMVLRALLMEKQSELKIFHATARLPGFARQLSVLLRECQRSQVTSKRLQDLAAKVQGTGALALKLSDLALLLAAYREWLDGQGLQDATSLLDLAAEELGALSRPGLSAEDAAQSSHSGLPVGDTLQLGGIWLDGFAEMTGQELELLASIVPLSQQTTLAFCLDHQPQEDPSWLSTWSVVGQTYRRCWQRLSGIPGIELMTELLERRPTVGRFRQCTVLRHLEENWPVTSPRCFVASGGVPAVEASEGVSSVPEVRDDLHRSLRLVHCGHPEGEALMAAREVLRFVRESGARFRDCAVLVRSQEAYHAVLRRVFSRYGIPFFMDRREPMGHHPMAELTRSALRVAALQWRHDDLFSALKTGLAGLDDAGTDWLENAALAHGWTGNDWLQPLKDRGDSQDMERAEATRLTLAPVFEGLAEGLSAGASPGPSGSEIAVAVREFWDRLKVREQLEQWSEAVDAQWLQPRSIHLTVWEEMQGWLRNLELAFPDRQMPLREWLPILESGMASLTVGVIPPALDQVMIGAIDRSRNPELRLAIVLGVNEGVFPAPPMPPAILTEAERARLTLEEVPLGMNSRRHLGHERYFGYIAFSRSTERLVVAWSTADRDGKTLNASPFIGHLLRMFPELRTEEFSRVPPWQAAEHVSDLAADLVRSRRREFGGADDLESEPQSSEDLGMSTELVERFAQIPSLRSLDERCHLMLEGLAATSLKPVVAEQLYGKSLMTSVSALEDYAACPFKFFVARGLGAKEREFFEADVRERGSFQHELLERFHVSLRESGRKWRDLTPQAAVSLVQDLGNLLLRSYRGGLFESSPEARYMGRQLVVRVARMMGVLVGWMAQYRFDPVAVELSFGLGDPGLPGWKVPVDEHHELLLRGRIDRIDVCELSGEPGTLAVVVDYKSSNKTLSPVRLEHGLQLQLLSYLGVLKNAPDLTSFLGTAKVDPIGVFYISLKPQRLLSDTRAEGLEVAEAQTQEAYRHQGRFDRSHLALLDSRGATKGDQFVYSKNKSGEFSARGNQGLTPMAFADLQAQVARHLTQFGQQIYAGRLEPSPYQIKKERACDFCEFRSVCRFDPWTDSFRILREAGEA
- the addA gene encoding helicase-exonuclease AddAB subunit AddA; translated protein: MSSGSTMQFTPAQSAAIAAEGNVLVVAGAGTGKTRTLIQRCLRLLQDGASLEHLLLVTFTEAAAAEMKARLRLGLDALIAAHPTQLHLQEQVALLDNAQISTLHSFCLKLIRDHFHELALDPQIVVLDEAQLQPLVDEAMDAALELFLLEGARVAHASNSLLAQFAGEGGAGLRHLIWRLHRYAQTLPEPARWLDEQESLFQMEQPVRWREWLVQEFVRWVPDWLRRLEPSLDCSNIRLCFETLADLASPLDLAGFERAVEAIRIADEETPWERGTKTKVRKSLERFFDEAAFFRSLVSVGRGAEDPLQADWNAVRQEMLVVLRMVKEFQKRFERSKRELGGVDFADIEQLSLRLLWDDTGAPRPTALRCREQFTHVFVDEVQDINAAQDAILRGVSRGGAEGNRFLVGDIKQSIYRFRLANPAIFRGYLDAWRHPGGGQQVISLSDNFRSREGILRYVNALFDQMMQSGVGGVVYDEESHLRFGNPETRFRLKHSDTECRVQLCVLSAESAEEVEAGSSDEMSNDAEELLSSEREARWLADHFKQLHATGHLVWDDSLKEFRGVRWDDMVVLLRSPGAKVESYAKEFHRAGVPISAPRGGFFDSQEILDLLSLLRLLDNPIQDIPLLAVLRSPLGGFSAEDLVSIRLIDKRVPLWTALVRASNPSLSAGLEVLPVACRNKAVQFVAQYTRWRQAIRLGVLSNCLETILSDTHYEALLEAEERGESRLANVRRLLDLTRQYDPYQRQGLFRFLRFVDAQQESDQDLDSAAAVAPNAVRLMSIHKSKGLEFPVVAVADLNKPFNAGDLQQDVLLDEVYGLCPRVVLPETGVRYSSLAHWLARRRGRRELLGEELRLLYVALTRARDLLILVGHGKLKDWEMPVEGEFPVSARPLAWEISQARSSLHWIRLWFQRHARPDWWEHQYGGKSPLLSWVIGPAADLRLEDRKPERELPAQSVAVEDGVVIAEIERRVTWSYPHQAASVEPAKTTVSTLRHRQRELDSEGVPLFRGKHRPSRGSAAPSSSPEEGKSLSATERGTLHHLFLQWMDLDHADSLLDLQNEGERLCRSGVFTQDELRSIRFKTLAAFWQSELGMRIRKERDRVQRELPFTARLSTVDLRRLGVIQPDLDLADDEYVVVQGQVDLAVVLREEIWLLDFKTDAVAVEDVDARAKHYEVQIRIYALALEAIYQRPVTHRWLHFLTVDQTVSLGG